The following proteins are co-located in the Mus caroli chromosome 7, CAROLI_EIJ_v1.1, whole genome shotgun sequence genome:
- the LOC110299194 gene encoding olfactory receptor 13G1-like gives MNGTLVTEFLILGFSDMPHLRILLFLSFLCLYMAAVSGNLLIMVTISASPTLHTPMYFFLVNLAVVDILCTSTILPKLLDTMVGGRTISYGGCMAQLFFFTWSLGAELLLFSAMAYDRFVAICCPLHYSTWMGPRVCAFLAGIVWAISLTNTSINSSLVLRLPFCSSNVVEHFFCEIPPLLKLSCAPTQLNEAMAFAADVFLAVGNFSVIILSYGFIVASILKIRSAEGKQRAFSTCSAHLIVVTMYYSTVIYTYIRPSSSYSLNKDKVVSIIYTSVAPTLNPLIYTLRNKDVKVALRRLFSCC, from the coding sequence ATGAATGGGACACTGGTCACTGAGTTCCTCATCCTGGGATTCTCAGATATGCCTCACCTTCGGATACTACTTTTCCTTAGCTTCCTTTGCCTATACATGGCTGCAGTCTCAGGGAACCTGCTCATTATGGTGACAATCAGTGCCAGCCCAACCCTGCATACCCCTATGTATTTCTTCCTGGTCAACCTGGCCGTGGTGGACATCCTCTGCACCTCCACCATCCTACCCAAGCTACTGGACACCATGGTGGGGGGAAGGACCATCTCTTATGGGGGCTGCATGGCCCAGCTCTTCTTCTTCACATGGTCACTGGGAGCAGAGCTTCTGCTCTTCTCAGCTATGGCCTATGACCGCTTTGTGGCCATCTGCTGTCCTTTGCATTATAGTACCTGGATGGGCCCCAGGGTGTGTGCATTCCTGGCTGGCATTGTCTGGGCTATCAGCCTGACTAACACCAGCATAAACTCAAGCCTGGTTCTGCGTCTACCATTCTGCAGCTCCAATGTGGTAGAGCACTTCTTCTGTGAGATTCCCCCACTGTTGAAGCTCTCTTGTGCTCCAACACAATTGAATGAGGCCATGGCTTTCGCTGCAGATGTGTTCCTGGCTGTAGGGAACTTCTCTGTGATCATCCTTTCCTACGGCTTTATTGTGGCCAGCATCCTGAAGATCCGCTCAGCTGAGGGCAAGCAACGGGCCTTCTCCACCTGCTCTGCACACCTCATCGTGGTCACCATGTACTACTCCACTGTCATCTACACCTACATTCGCCCTTCATCCAGCTACTCACTGAACAAGGACAAGGTGGTGTCCATCATCTACACCTCAGTGGCACCCACCTTGAACCCTCTCATCTACACTCTGAGGAACAAGGATGTCAAAGTTGCACTCCGGAGACTTTTCTCCTGCTGCTGA